The DNA sequence CTCTAAAAACCAGGTAAAGCTATCTTTTGGTTCTATCCCTGACCAGATCAGCACGGCGAAGAAAATTGTGAGCCACACGGTGCTTTTATTCAAAATAAGAACTCCTTAGATGATATTGTTTTAATATCAGAATAATAACTTTAGCCATCTAGCCCTCCACACTGACCAAAAAAGGTGCTATTTTGTGGAGGCATTGACAGGCAACAGATAAAAATCACCACAAGAACAGGGCTTGTAGACCTTTCTGGGCGCATTTTTACCAAGGTTTAAAGGGCTTTGCGCTAAAACGCTTGCTCTGTGTAGTCATTCTACACAAGTCAGCCGGAAACCGTATAGCTTCCAAATAACCTTGCCCGACTGGGCTCGGCGTCCTGCCATCCGTAGAAGCTCATCGTCTCTGGCCCCAGGCCAATAGCGAGACGACGAAGATTCATTGGTATCAGGCCACAGAGCGAAAGCCGAGTAGAAATTGTCCCCGAGAGCGATACTCACCTAGCAACAATTGAGCAAGAGGGTACCTAAATCATGGCGAAACATTCGCTGGACAAGGATAAGATCAAGATCCTGCTGTTGGAAGGCGTCCACCAATCTGCGGTAGATGTATTCAAGCGTGCAGGTTACAACAACATCGAATATCACAAGGCATCACTGGGGGAAGAGGAGCTGTTAGCCTCGATTAAAGATGCTCACTTCGTTGGCATCCGATCCCGTACCCAACTCACCAAGGCCGTGCTGGACAAGGCTGAAAAGCTGGTCAGCATAGGTTGCTTCTGTATCGGCACCAACCAGGTTGATCTCGCCGCCGCCGAAAAACTGGGTATTCCGGTCTTCAACGCGCCGTTTTCCAATACCCGCTCCGTCGCCGAGTTGGTACTGGGTGAGATCATCATGCTACTGCGTGGTATTCCACAGCGCAACGCCCTGGCCCACCGTGGTGGCTGGCTCAAGAGCGCCAATGGCAGCTTCGAGGCCCGCGGCAAGACCCTTGGGGTGATTGGCTATGGCCACATTGGTACTCAGCTGGGGATCCTGGCCGAGACCTTAGGCATGCGCGTCATCTTCTTCGATATCGAAGACAAGCTGCCGCTAGGTAATGCCCAGCAGATCCACTCGCTGGAGCAACTGCTGTCCCTCGCCGACGTGGTGAGCCTGCACGTGCCAGAGACGCCGCAGACCAAGAACATGATCGGCAGCAAAGAGCTGGCGGCCATGCGTCAGGGCAGTATTCTGATCAACGCCTCACGCGGCACTGTGGTAGATATCGACGCCCTGGCCGAGGCGATCCGCGGCGATCATATCGTCGGCGCCGCCATCGACGTCTTCCCGGTCGAGCCTAAGTCGAACGACGACGAGTTTGTCAGCCCACTTCGCGGCCTGGATAACGTCCTGCTCACCCCACACGTGGGCGGAAGCACCCAGGAAGCTCAGGAAAATATCGGTATCGAGGTGGCAGGCAAGCTGGCGAAATACTCAGACAACGGCTCGACCATGACCGCCGTCAACTTCCCTGAGGTATCGCTGGCGCAGCATAAAGACACCTCGCGTCTGCTGCATATTCACCACAACCGTCCAGGTATTCTGATCAAGATTAACCAGGCCTTCGCCGAGAAAGGGATCAACATCGCCGCCCAATACCTGCAAACCACCGCAGAGATTGGTTACGTGGTAATGGAGGTCAACTCAGATCAGGCCGATGAGGCGCTGGAAGAGATGAAGGCGATCGACGGTACCATCAGGACCCGTCTGCTGCACTAAGACGGCCCCGTGTTTGGAAATAAGCGTCGCGAAAAAAGGCATCACTCTGTGGTGCCTTTTTCTTTTACAAGGCTTTCTTTCACGATTCAGTCTCTCGACCACTCGGCAGAATCTGGCACCTCAAGCAATACATAGGATATGATGCGCACAGTCGGCGGCCCTGCAACTTGGGCTCATCTTGGACTCATAAACGGAAATCGAGCAATCATGGATAAGCAACGCGTGTTAGTCTCACTGGTGATCACGGCGCTGATACTGTTTGGGGCGGCGCTCGCTATCCGCGGCGGACTTAACAGCTACCAGAGCCTGCTCAGCTACGGCTGGCAGGAGACTCAGGCCAAGGTG is a window from the Shewanella loihica PV-4 genome containing:
- the serA gene encoding phosphoglycerate dehydrogenase translates to MAKHSLDKDKIKILLLEGVHQSAVDVFKRAGYNNIEYHKASLGEEELLASIKDAHFVGIRSRTQLTKAVLDKAEKLVSIGCFCIGTNQVDLAAAEKLGIPVFNAPFSNTRSVAELVLGEIIMLLRGIPQRNALAHRGGWLKSANGSFEARGKTLGVIGYGHIGTQLGILAETLGMRVIFFDIEDKLPLGNAQQIHSLEQLLSLADVVSLHVPETPQTKNMIGSKELAAMRQGSILINASRGTVVDIDALAEAIRGDHIVGAAIDVFPVEPKSNDDEFVSPLRGLDNVLLTPHVGGSTQEAQENIGIEVAGKLAKYSDNGSTMTAVNFPEVSLAQHKDTSRLLHIHHNRPGILIKINQAFAEKGINIAAQYLQTTAEIGYVVMEVNSDQADEALEEMKAIDGTIRTRLLH